DNA sequence from the Nocardia fluminea genome:
CATATATCGAAGAACTTACAGTGCCGAGTCTGCTCACCTTTTCGACATATGTCAATACCGCGGGTAGGGTCGGTTTCATGCCCAAGGCGCTCCCCATGATCGACATGTCCGCCCCCGTCTGCTGTGCCCCCGTCGCGGCGGGCCCCGTCGACGACGCCGCCGCGCTGGAAGTGGCGTTGCGGCTCAAGGCGATCGCCGACCCGGCCAGGGTCAAGTTGCTCTCGCTGCTGCTGACGAGCCCGCTCGGCGAGGAGAACGGTGGCGACCTCGCCGCCACGGTCGGCCTGAGCGAGTCCACGGTCTCGCATCATCTCGGCCAATTACGCAAAGCGGGCCTGGTCGAGTCCGAGCGGCGCGGGATGAACACGATCCACCGCGCCCGCCGCGACGCGCTGTCCGCGCTGTGCACGGTCCTGGATCCGAACTGCTGCACCTAGCGCACGACAGCCGTGCTGTTTAGGAACTGATTTTCGCGGTACGACCACACTGGGCGGTCGCTACGACGGCCACCTGAATCATCCGGCGCCGAAGGAGGACCATGGGTACCCGCGACATCATCGCTCAACTGCGGCAGGACATCACCACGGCCAGTGACGCAGGGGACGAGAGCACGGCCCGACGCCTCCGCGAGGAACTGTCGAAGGCCCTGGCAGAGTCCGGCGATCGGTCCGCCGACAGCAATGGCGAATGACACGGCGGACCAGCTCGCCGCTCTCGCCGAACGATCCGGTCTCACGGTAGCGGTCGCCGAATCGTTGACGGCGGGCCAGGTCGCCGCGGCTCTGGGCGCCGCGCCGGACTCGGTGGTGTGGTTTCGCGGCGGGGTCGTGGCCTATGCCACCGAGGTCAAACAGCAGGTGCTCGGAGTTCCCGATGTGCCGGTGGTGTCCGAAACCGCGGCGACGGCGATGGCGCGGGGTGTGCGCTCGTTGATGGACGCCGATCTCGCTGTCGCCACCACCGGGGCCGGCGGCCCCGACCCGCAGGACGGGGAGGACCCGGGTTCGGTCTGGTTCTGTGTGGCCACGCGCGAGGACGCACAGGCCGTTCACCGCCAGTACGACGGCGATCCCGCGCACGTGGTCCATCAGTCCGTGCAGTACGCGCTCGAATTGCTGCTGTCGGCGGCGAAGACTGTGACGGGATCAGCTCCTGTGTCGGTGACCGATAACCGGGTATAGCCCGTTATGGCACACTTCCGCCGCTGGGGAGCTGTCTACGTGCTGCTGCTTCTGTTCCTGGGCTCTTGGGGCGCGCAGTTCATCACCCAGCTGATCGAATACCGCAATACGCAACAACAATTCGGGCAGCCGTTCCAGTGGTCCGGCTACTGGCCGGAGTTTCTCGCCAGCACTTTCGAGAACTGGCAGAGCGAATGGTTCCAGCTGGTTTTCCAGGCCGTGCTTCTTCTCGGCGCGAAACATTGGATCTTCCGTGTTGACGCCGAGAACACCGAGCGGATCGAATCGAAGGTCGATGATCTTCGGAACTACCTGGTCCCGCCGGAGGGTCGGTCGCCCTTGCCCGGTGACTGACGCAGAGCGGCATCCGGCTACGTCGACCCGGGATCGATCTCATAGATCGCGTACTCGGTGCCGATGACCGGTTGCGCGACGTTGCGGACCCGGATCCCGCCCGGTGTGGTGCCGCGCTCCGTGCCGGCGTGCGCGTGCCCGTGCAACGCCAGATCGACACCGCAGGCGTCGATCGCCTCGCCGAGCAGGTAGGACCCCAGGAAAGGGTAGATCTCGGGCGGTTCGCCGTGCAAGGTGTCCGACACCGGCGAATAGTGCGTCAGCGCGACCGTCACATCGGTGTGCAGATCACACAGCGCCGCGTGCAGTTTGTCCGCCAGTTCTTCGGTGTGGCGAGCGAACTCGCGCATCTGCGGTTCACCGAACGCGCTCGCGCATTTCCCGGCGAACCCGCCACCGAATCCTTTCGTACCCGCGATACCGAGGGTGCGGTCACCGATGGGCAGCGTCACGCCGGTTCCCTCGAGCACCGTGATGTCGTGGTCGCCGAGCAACGAGGTGATCTCCTCGGCTCGGTCGCTGTGATAGTCGTGGTTGCCCAGGACGGCGACCACCGGCACAGCCAGATCACCGAATTCCGATGCGACAGTGCGCGCTTCCTCCATGGTGCCCAGTCGCGTCAGGTCGCCGGCGAGCAGCAGCACGTCGGCACGCTCCGCCAGATCGGCCAGTTCGGGCCGTACTCTGCCTCGGCACTGCTCGCTCAAATGGACGTCTCCCACCGCGGCGATGCGCATGATGACACCTCCTTCACTCGAGCAGTTCCGGGCCGACCGGCGCGTTACGGCGATGGACCCGGACGTCGTTGTGCACCCGCAGCGGTCCGATTCGTTCACGCAGTACCGTTTCCAGTGCGAGCCTGCTCTGTTCGTCGGCCACCTCGCCGGTGAGGACCACCACGTCTCCCCGGACGGTGACATGGACGCCCATCGTCGCGGTGCGCGGATCTTCGGCGAAAGCGCGGCGCAGATTCGCGACCACGTACTGCGGCGGCTCGTCGCGGTGGGCCGTGACCTCCGGCGCTTGGATACCGAGATCGGCGAGCAAGCTGAGAAATGCTCTGGCATAAGGTGATTCGGCGCACTCACGCCGCACCCGTGGCCAATCCACCTGCTCGCGCAGTGCGCGCGCGGCCTCGAGCAGACGGGTGAAATCCAGGCGGTGGGCATCGAGCACCATCAATTTGTCGATGATCAGATCGGTCCCGGTGAGCACCGGCGCGACAGCGGTCCCGATCCGCATCACCTCGGCGCGGTCGAGCAACGCGTCGTCGACGGTGTGATGGTTGGTCCGGAAGATGATGTCCACCAGGACATCTCCGTGGTAAGCCTTGGTCAGCCAATCCTCCACCGGGTCCGCGGCGCGCATTCCGACGGTGACCAGTGCCGCCCGGGCCGCCTCGCTGTCCTGGGGCCGGACGAAGATATCGACATCGTGATCGGATGCCGGACCACCGCGCGCGTACACCGCGCAGCCACCACCGACCGCGAACCGGACTCCGCTGTCGCGCAGCGTATTGACCACCAAGGTCAAACTGTGCAGGAGTTCATCGATATCAGCGCTCATCTCACACGCCACCTTTCGCCGGCAGTACCCGGGGGCCCGGCGCGGACGATCACCGCGTGCGAAGAGAATTTCATTCGGCCGGATAGTTCTGTGCGCGCAGCAATTCGGCCAGGTGGGCGGCGTTGCGGGCCATGGTGCGAGTGGTCTGGCGGACCGCGTCGGGGGTTTCGGGAAGGTCGTTGTAGTCGACGCCACCCATCGCCTCACCGTTCCAGTACGTGCAGCCCTGGGCGGGGATGGTGAACCCGATGTCGTCGAGGGCCTGGAAGGTGTCGGCGGCGATCTTGTGCGCGCCGTCCTCGTTGCCGACGATGGCCGCGAGGCCGATCTTGCCGAACATGGCGGGCCTGCCCGCGTCGTCGGTGTTGGACAGTTCGGCGTCGAGCCGTTCCAGCACCCGCTGCGCGACCGAGGACAGATGCCCCAGCCAGGTCGGGGTGGCGAGTACGACGATGTCGGCGTCGAGCACGCGGCGCCGGATCTGCGGCCACTGGTCCCCCTCGCCTTCGTCGGCACCGACCCCGGGGCGAATGTCGAAGTCCGCGATCCGTACCGCCTCGCCTTTGACACCGTGCGACGCCAACGCGTCGAGCACCTGATCGGCGATGAGGACGCTGCTCGACGGGGCGGGAGACGGCTTGAGCGTGCAGACCAGTGCGAGAGCTTGCAGAGGGTCGCTCATCAGAAATCCTTTCGACGGTGATCGGCTGTCCTTCGGACACACCGAGGCGGTACCTCGCCGCGGGTCTCCCAAACAAGCCCGGGTGCCGCAGACGACACGGATCCGATTTCCCATCGGGTCGCTGACGATTCGGCGCGGCAGGACCGGGTAAGCGCCGATGTGACCGAGCCAGGACGACCCAGCCGAGGAGGCGACCCACGACATGGTCCAGGTGACGCGCACGATCCAGGCCCCGGTGGACGAGGTGTTCGCGGTGCTCTCCGATGGGTGGTCCTATGCGAGCTGGGTCGTCGGGGCCTCGCACATCCGCAATGTGGACGCCACGTGGCCGCAGGTGGGAGCACGCATTCACCACAGTGTCGGGCCGTGGCCGTGCACCATCCAGGACACGACCGCGGTCCGTGCCCTCGACCCCCCGCACAGCATCGAACTCGACGCCAGGCTCTGGCCGATGGGCGCCGCTGTCGTGCGGGTGGAGCTACGCGCCGTCAGCCCCACCTCGTGTGAGGCCGTGATGTCCGAACAAGCGGTTCGCGGACCGGGCCGGTTGATGCCGCACGCGGTCCAGGCGGTGCTGCTCACGCCGCGTAATCGCGAATCGTTGTCGCGGCTCGCCGACCTCGCCGAGGGCGGGTATCCGGACGCGAGAGCCGACAGCCCGGACCGGTGATGGCGACCCCCAGGACACACCGAAACCCGTTGCCCACGAAGGCAACCCGAGTCACACGAAGGAGTACACCATGCCCCAGCAAGCACTGACCGGAAAGCGCGTAGCCATCCTGGCCACCGACGGAGTCGAACAGGTCGAGCTCGTCCAGCCCCGCGCGGCCGTCGAGGACGCGGGTGCCACGACCGCCCTGCTCTCCCTCGAGAGCGGTGAGATCCAGGCGATGAATCACGACGTGGAGAAGGGCGACACCTTCACGGTGGATCGACCCGTCGCCGAAGCCGCCGTCGACGACTTCGACGCGCTGCTGCTCCCCGGCGGCACCACCAATCCCGACAAGCTACGCCAGGACCCCGCGGCGGTCGCCTTCGTCAAGGAGTTCGCCGCCACCGGCAAACCGATCGGCGTCATCTGCCACGGGCCGTGGACCCTCGTCGAAGCCGACGCCGTCCGCGGACGCACCCTCACCTCCTACCCGAGCCTGCGCACCGACATCCGCAACGCGGGCGGCACCGTGCTCGACCAGGAAGTCGTCACCGACAACGGTCTGGTGTCGAGCCGCAACCCCGCCGACCTACCCGCCTTCTGCGCCAAGATCGTCGAGGAGTTCGCCGAGGGCAGGCACTGACCCGCGCGCGGGCGACCAGCGTTCGAGCAGCTGGTCGCCTGCGGCCACGATCACGACGCCCGAGGGGTGAGAACAGTCGGTGTCGCCGGGGCACAGGTTCTGGGGCGGATCGGATCCTCGCTCAGCATCTGCGCGGCATCGGTGTACACCGGCAGCCATTCGGTGAGCCCGGTGATGGTGATGACCCGGGCGAGGACCGAGGGCTCCGGGTCGACCACCGTGACCTGGACTCCTCGGGCAATGCCCTCCTGCGCGGTGCGAGCCAGGTCGAGCACTGGCCGGCATCCGATGAATCGAGCGTCGCCGACATCGACGACCAAGCGCCCGTAGTCCTCGGCCGTGCGGACGGCGTCGTCGAGAATATGGCGCCATCGGTTGCGGGTATAGGCATCGATCTCGCCGTGCACGGTCAAGATCGTGACCGTGCGGCGGACGTGGAGCTCGGCGCGCAACCGCGTGCCGACATCGCTGGAATCGCCGTTGAGAAGGGGCAGAACATCTTCGCTGCGGCGTAATCGGGGGTCCATGAGAAGTTGACCTCCTCAGGGCACCAGCAGGCCCTCAGAGCTGCCCGGCCGGTCCATGTTCGGTCAAGAGCGGCTGGTATCTCCATTGGAGCACTTCGCCGCGCGGTTGTCAGCGATCGTGATGCTGCTGTTGCCTGTGATCGTCAAGTGCACAGTGTGCCGCTGCGCAACGGCCGCGAAGCTCGGGCGCGATGCGGCCGCGATCCGTTTCATTCGGCGTATCGGGGTATGCGGCCCGCATGACATCGTTTTGGTTCACAGGCACCCCGACACCGGCCCGGCCACCGCTCGCCAGTGACATCGAGGTCGACACTGTCGTGATCGGTGCCGGGATCGTCGGACTGACCAGCGCCTTACTCCTGGCCGACCAGGGCCGCGAGGTCGCCGTCCTCGAGGCACGCCACATCGGCGCGGTGACAACGGGTGCTTCCACCGCGAAGATCTCACTGCTGCAGGGGACCCGCGCGCAGACGATCGCCCGTCGGCACGGCAGAGACGTTCTGGCGAAGTATCTGCACGCGAACGAGGCGGGTTTCGACTGGCTGCTGGACTTCTGCATCGACCACGACATCGCGGTGCAACGCGTTCCCGCGGTCACCTACGCGCAGAATGCCGACGAGTTCGCGGCGGTCCGCGCCGAGTACGAGGCCACGCGGGCGGTCGGTCTGCCGACCGAGCTGGTCGAGGAGTTCGACGTCCCCTTCCCGACGCACGGCGGTGTCCGGCTCAGGGAACAAGCCCAGGTCGATCCGGTCGCGGTGCTCACCGCGCTCGCGGCCGACATCGAGGCGCGCGGCGGCCGGATCTTCGAATCGACGCGCGCACAGCGACTTCGCCGACGCGAAGGTCGCGTCGTGATCGGCACCGATCTGGGCGAGGTCTCGGCGGCGAATGTCGTCGTGGCGACCGGTTCACCGGTGTTCGACCGGATCGGTCTCGCGGCGCAACTCACGGCCCAGCGGTCCTACCTGGCGGCGTTCCAGGTTCCAGGCACGATCCCGCGAGAGATGTTCATCAGCGCCGGTCAGCCGATCCGTTCACTGCGCTGGTGCCCCACCGAGGCCGGCGATGTCCTGCTCGTCGGCGGTAGCGGCCACGACGTCGGGCGCGTCGATTCCGAAGCCGATCAGGTCGCGGAATTGCTGGACTGGACCGATCGCTGGTTCCCCGGCGCGCGGCTCCTCGATCGGTGGTCCGCACAGGACTATCACCCGATCGCGGAACTGCCCTATGTCGGCGCGGTACAGCTCGGCGCCGAGGAGGTGCAGTGCGCGACCGGTTTCGCCAAGTGGGGCATCACCAACGGCGTCGCCGCCGCGCTCGTGTTGGCCGGTCGGCTGACCGAGGCAGAGCCGACGTGGTCACGCGCCTACGACGGCTGGCGCTCGGGTGCGGTGAAGTCACTCTTC
Encoded proteins:
- a CDS encoding metallophosphoesterase family protein; translation: MMRIAAVGDVHLSEQCRGRVRPELADLAERADVLLLAGDLTRLGTMEEARTVASEFGDLAVPVVAVLGNHDYHSDRAEEITSLLGDHDITVLEGTGVTLPIGDRTLGIAGTKGFGGGFAGKCASAFGEPQMREFARHTEELADKLHAALCDLHTDVTVALTHYSPVSDTLHGEPPEIYPFLGSYLLGEAIDACGVDLALHGHAHAGTERGTTPGGIRVRNVAQPVIGTEYAIYEIDPGST
- a CDS encoding anti-sigma factor antagonist (This anti-anti-sigma factor, or anti-sigma factor antagonist, belongs to a family that includes characterized members SpoIIAA, RsbV, RsfA, and RsfB.), yielding MDPRLRRSEDVLPLLNGDSSDVGTRLRAELHVRRTVTILTVHGEIDAYTRNRWRHILDDAVRTAEDYGRLVVDVGDARFIGCRPVLDLARTAQEGIARGVQVTVVDPEPSVLARVITITGLTEWLPVYTDAAQMLSEDPIRPRTCAPATPTVLTPRAS
- a CDS encoding SRPBCC family protein, encoding MVQVTRTIQAPVDEVFAVLSDGWSYASWVVGASHIRNVDATWPQVGARIHHSVGPWPCTIQDTTAVRALDPPHSIELDARLWPMGAAVVRVELRAVSPTSCEAVMSEQAVRGPGRLMPHAVQAVLLTPRNRESLSRLADLAEGGYPDARADSPDR
- a CDS encoding CinA family protein; translation: MANDTADQLAALAERSGLTVAVAESLTAGQVAAALGAAPDSVVWFRGGVVAYATEVKQQVLGVPDVPVVSETAATAMARGVRSLMDADLAVATTGAGGPDPQDGEDPGSVWFCVATREDAQAVHRQYDGDPAHVVHQSVQYALELLLSAAKTVTGSAPVSVTDNRV
- a CDS encoding DUF6766 family protein, whose translation is MLLLLFLGSWGAQFITQLIEYRNTQQQFGQPFQWSGYWPEFLASTFENWQSEWFQLVFQAVLLLGAKHWIFRVDAENTERIESKVDDLRNYLVPPEGRSPLPGD
- a CDS encoding FAD-dependent oxidoreductase; amino-acid sequence: MTSFWFTGTPTPARPPLASDIEVDTVVIGAGIVGLTSALLLADQGREVAVLEARHIGAVTTGASTAKISLLQGTRAQTIARRHGRDVLAKYLHANEAGFDWLLDFCIDHDIAVQRVPAVTYAQNADEFAAVRAEYEATRAVGLPTELVEEFDVPFPTHGGVRLREQAQVDPVAVLTALAADIEARGGRIFESTRAQRLRRREGRVVIGTDLGEVSAANVVVATGSPVFDRIGLAAQLTAQRSYLAAFQVPGTIPREMFISAGQPIRSLRWCPTEAGDVLLVGGSGHDVGRVDSEADQVAELLDWTDRWFPGARLLDRWSAQDYHPIAELPYVGAVQLGAEEVQCATGFAKWGITNGVAAALVLAGRLTEAEPTWSRAYDGWRSGAVKSLFAGAQANAAVARHMTTGWLHLLGTDEGTAPPEGEGRVERHGLHPKALCTVDGKTHTVSAVCTHLRGILNWNDAEKTWDCPLHGSRFAPDGAVLEGPATAPLSD
- a CDS encoding nucleotidyltransferase — translated: MSADIDELLHSLTLVVNTLRDSGVRFAVGGGCAVYARGGPASDHDVDIFVRPQDSEAARAALVTVGMRAADPVEDWLTKAYHGDVLVDIIFRTNHHTVDDALLDRAEVMRIGTAVAPVLTGTDLIIDKLMVLDAHRLDFTRLLEAARALREQVDWPRVRRECAESPYARAFLSLLADLGIQAPEVTAHRDEPPQYVVANLRRAFAEDPRTATMGVHVTVRGDVVVLTGEVADEQSRLALETVLRERIGPLRVHNDVRVHRRNAPVGPELLE
- a CDS encoding flavodoxin family protein, which codes for MSDPLQALALVCTLKPSPAPSSSVLIADQVLDALASHGVKGEAVRIADFDIRPGVGADEGEGDQWPQIRRRVLDADIVVLATPTWLGHLSSVAQRVLERLDAELSNTDDAGRPAMFGKIGLAAIVGNEDGAHKIAADTFQALDDIGFTIPAQGCTYWNGEAMGGVDYNDLPETPDAVRQTTRTMARNAAHLAELLRAQNYPAE
- a CDS encoding Rv2640c family ArsR-like transcriptional regulator; translated protein: MPKALPMIDMSAPVCCAPVAAGPVDDAAALEVALRLKAIADPARVKLLSLLLTSPLGEENGGDLAATVGLSESTVSHHLGQLRKAGLVESERRGMNTIHRARRDALSALCTVLDPNCCT
- a CDS encoding type 1 glutamine amidotransferase domain-containing protein, coding for MPQQALTGKRVAILATDGVEQVELVQPRAAVEDAGATTALLSLESGEIQAMNHDVEKGDTFTVDRPVAEAAVDDFDALLLPGGTTNPDKLRQDPAAVAFVKEFAATGKPIGVICHGPWTLVEADAVRGRTLTSYPSLRTDIRNAGGTVLDQEVVTDNGLVSSRNPADLPAFCAKIVEEFAEGRH